Sequence from the Microbacterium sp. AZCO genome:
GCGTCAACGGCGCCGCCGTGAAGACGAACGAGCTTCCGCGCTACGCGCAGGTCGTGCTCTTCGCCCCGGAGGACCTCCAGATCGTGCGGGGCGATCCGTCGTCGCGCCGCCGGTTCGCGGATCAGCTCCTCGTGCAGCGTTCGCCGCGCATGAGCGCGGTGCTGTCCGACTACGACCGCGTTCTCAAGCAGCGCACGGCTCTGCTCAAGTCGGCGCGCGCCCGCGGCATCCGCGGCGACGCCCTCTCGACTCTCGACGTCTGGGACGACAAGCTCGTGAGCCTCGGCACCCAGGTCATCGAGGCCCGCCTCGCCCTCGCCGCCGAACTGGCAGCGCCGCTCGCCGCCGCCTACACGCAGATCGCCGGGGCCGACCACAGTCCCGAACTGGAATGGGCGATGTCGGTGCAGGGCGGAGACCCCGAGGAGGGCGACGCGCAGGAAGAGAAAGTGGATGCTGCAGCATCCACTCCTCGCATCGCGGAGCTGTTCGGCGCCGCCCTCGCCGCCAAGCGCTCGGCCGAGCTCGATCGAGGCCTCACGCTCGTCGGCCCGCACCGGGACGATCTCGTGCTGCGGGTGCGCGGACTTCCCGTGAAGGGCTATGCCTCGCACGGCGAGTCGTGGTCGGTCGCCCTCGCGCTGCGCCTTGCGTCCGCCGAGCTGCTGCGCGCCGAATCCCGGCTCGGCGACCCCGTGCTGATCCTCGACGACGTGTTCGCCGAGCTCGATGCCGATC
This genomic interval carries:
- the recF gene encoding DNA replication/repair protein RecF produces the protein MIVEQLSLIDFRNYAAADVTLGPGPNVFIGRNGQGKTNLAEAIAFFATLGSHRVSNDAPMVRHGADAAIVRARLAHGERRVLLEAQVNRQGSNKARVNGAAVKTNELPRYAQVVLFAPEDLQIVRGDPSSRRRFADQLLVQRSPRMSAVLSDYDRVLKQRTALLKSARARGIRGDALSTLDVWDDKLVSLGTQVIEARLALAAELAAPLAAAYTQIAGADHSPELEWAMSVQGGDPEEGDAQEEKVDAAASTPRIAELFGAALAAKRSAELDRGLTLVGPHRDDLVLRVRGLPVKGYASHGESWSVALALRLASAELLRAESRLGDPVLILDDVFAELDADRRTRLAELVADFEQVVVTAAVEEDVPAGLRAHVVRVEAGRILESADA